A window of Peromyscus eremicus chromosome 7, PerEre_H2_v1, whole genome shotgun sequence contains these coding sequences:
- the Hinfp gene encoding histone H4 transcription factor isoform X2 produces the protein MRNHVNHYKCPLCDMTCPLPSSLRNHMRFRHSDDRPFKCDCCDYSCKNLIDLRKHLDTHSKESAYRCDFENCSFSARSLSSVKSHHRKVHEGDSEPRYKCHVCDKCFTRGNNLTVHLRKKHQFKWPSGHPRFRYKEHEDGYMRLQLVRYESVELTQQLLQQLHEGSDPGGPLNESSLQGIVLETVLGGPGPEEEMEEEDRDEGTAVSASQDNPSSAIHMVNQTDSQGQREIVYYVLSEAPGEPLPVPELPLREMEKLQGIPEQPEVRMV, from the exons ATGCGGAATCATG TGAATCACTATAAATGCCCtttgtgtgacatgacctgcccactgccttcctccctccGAAATCACATGCGCTTTCGACACAGTGACGACCGGCCCTTTAAATGTGATTGTTGTGACTACAG CTGCAAGAATCTGATTGACCTCCGGAAGCACCTGGACACCCACAGCAAGGAGTCAGCCTACAGGTGTGACTTTGAGAACTGCAGCTTCAGTGCCCGCTCCCTCAGCTCCGTCAAGTCCCATCACCGCAAAGTGCATGAG GGAGACTCAGAGCCAAGGTACAAATGTCATGTCTGTGACAAATGCTTTACACGTGGCAACAACCTGACTGTGCACCTTCGCAAGAAACACCAGTTCAAGTGGCCCTCAGGACACCCTCGTTTTCG gtACAAGGAGCATGAAGATGGGTACATGCGGCTACAGCTCGTTCGCTATGAGAGTGTGGAGCTGACACAGCAGCTTCTCCAGCAGCTCCACGAGGGATCAGACCCAGGAGGGCCACTGAATGAGAGCAGCCTGCAAGGCATCGTTCTGGAAACAGTGCTAGGGGGGCCGGGACctgaggaagagatggaagaggaagacAGGGATGAGGGGACAGCCGTCTCGGCTTCTCAGGACAACCCCAGCTCTGCCATCCATATGGTCAATCAGACAGACAGCCAAGGCCAGCGAGAAATTGTCTACTATGTGCTGTCTGAAGCCCCAGGAGAGCCCCTGCCAGTCCCTGAGCTACCCTTGAGAGAGATGGAAAAGCTTCAAGGAATACCTGAGCAGCCAGAGGTTCGGATGGTATGA
- the C2cd2l gene encoding phospholipid transfer protein C2CD2L isoform X2, producing the protein MDPGWGQQDVGWAALLVLFAASLLTVLGWLLQYARGLWLSRTGGGQDSRPTSAAEPGGSLRELGVWRSLLRLRATRTGASEEAGVRGLLASLFAFKSFRENWQRAWVRALNEQACRDGSSIQIAFEEVLQLPPRASINHVTCVDQSERTMVLHCQLAAEEVRFPVSVTQQSPAAVSMETYHVTLTLPPTQLEVSLEEIPDEGLLVSWAFTDRPDLSLMVLPKLQSRERDEEQAELSTVEELIKDAIVSTQPAMMVNLRACSAPGGLVSSEKPPMMSQAQPSIPRPTRLFLRQLRASHLGSELQGTEELCCAAELDNPMQQKWTKPMKAGPEVEWAEDLALDLGPQSRELTLKVLRSSSCGDAELLGQATLPVGSPSKPLLRRQVCPLTPGPGKSLSPAATVTAELHYEQGSPRNLGTPTSSTPRPSITPTKKIELDRTIMPDGTIVTTVTTVQSRPRIDGKLDSPSRSPSKVEVTEKETTVLSESGGPSNASPSSSRESHLSNGLDPVAETAIRQLTEPSGRAAKKTPTKRSTLIISGVSKVPIAQDELALSLGYAASLEASMQDDAGASGGPSSPPSDPSATSPGPLDALSSPTSVQEADETTRSDISERPSVDDVESETGSTGALETRSLKDHKVSFLRSGTKLIFRRRPRQKEAGLSQSHDDLSNTMATPSVRKKAGSFSRRLIKRFSFKSKPKANGNPNPQL; encoded by the exons ATGGATCCGGGCTGGGGGCAGCAGGACGTGGGCTGGGCGGCCCTGCTGGTCCTCTTCGCCGCCTCGCTGCTCACGGTACTGGGCTGGCTGCTGCAATATGCCCGGGGTCTGTGGCTGTCGCGGACTGGTGGGGGCCAGGACTCCCGACCCACCTCAGCCGCGGAGCCTGGGGGTTCACTCCGCGAGCTGGGTGTGTGGCGTTCGCTGCTGCGTCTGCGGGCGACCCGGACCGGCGCCTCTGAGGAAGCCGGCGTCCGGGGCCTCCTGGCTTCGCTCTTTGCCTTCAAGTCTTTCCGGGAGAACTGGCAACGGGCTTGGGTGCGAGCCCTGAATGAGCAGGCCTGCAGGGACGGG AGCTCCATCCAAATCGCCTTTGAGGAGGTACTCCAACTCCCACCCAGAGCCAGCATTAATCATGTGACCTGCGTAGACCAATCAGAGCGTACCATG GTGCTGCACTGCCAGCTCGCTGCTGAGGAGGTGCGCTTCCCAGTCTCTGTGACCCAGCAGTCCCCCGCTGCCGTCTCCATGGAGACCTACCACGTCACTCTGACACTGCCACCAACACAG TTGGAAGTCAGCCTGGAGGAAATCCCTGATGAGGGGCTGCTGGTGTCCTGGGCCTTCACTGACCGCCCAGATCTCAGCCTAATGGTGCTTCCTAAGCTGCAGAGCAGGGAG AGAGATGAGGAACAAGCAGAACTTTCCACAGTTGAGGAACTGATCAAGGATGCTATAGTCAGCACTCAGCCCGCCATGATGGTCAACCTCAGGGCCTGCTCTGCCCCAGGAGGCCTG GTATCCAGTGAGAAGCCACCCATGATGTCtcaggcccagccatccatccccaGACCTACACGATTATTCTTACGGCAGCTTCGAGCATCTCACCTGGGAAGTGAGCTGCAGG GTACTGAGGAACTGTGCTGTGCTGCTGAGCTTGACAACCCCATGCAACAGAAGTGGACCAAACCCATGAAGGCTGGTCCTGAGGTGGAATGGGCAGAGGATCTGGCACT GGATCTGGGTCCCCAGAGCCGGGAGCTGACCCTCAAAGTGCTGAGGAGCAGCAGCTGTGGAGACG CTGAACTCCTTGGCCAAGCCACACTGCCTGTGGGCTCCCCCTCGAAACCCCTGTTACGAAGACAAGTGTGCCCACTAACTCCAGGGCCAGGGAAGTCCCTGAGCCCAGCAGCCACCGTGACAGCAGAG CTGCACTACGAGCAGGGCTCCCCTCGGAACCTGGGCACACCCACCTCCTCCACCCCTCGCCCCAGCATCACACCTACCAAGAAGATTGAGCTGGACCGGACCATTATGCCCGATGGCACCATCGTCACCACTGTCACCACTGTCCAGTCCCGGCCCCGCATAGATGGCAAATTAG ACTCCCCCTCCCGCTCCCCGTCCAAGGTGGAGGTGACTGAGAAGGAGACGACCGTGCTGAGCGAGAGCGGCGGCCCCAGCAATGCCTCCCCCAGCAGCAGCC GGGAGAGCCACCTTTCTAATGGCTTGGACCCAGTGGCAGAGACAGCCATTCGCCAGCTGACTGAGCCCAGTGGGCGGGCGGCCAAGAAGACACCCACCAAGCGCAGCACGCTCATCATCTCTGGTGTTTCCAAG GTGCCCATCGCTCAGGACGAGTTGGCACTGTCCTTGGGTTATGCAGCCTCTCTGGAAGCCTCAATGCAAGATGATGCAGGAGCCAGTGGTGGTCCTTCATCACCTCCCTCAGACCCATCAGCCACATCCCCAGGACCCCTCGATGCCCTCTCCAGTCCCACAAGTGTCCAGGAAGCAGATGAGACGACCCGTTCGGACATTTCTGAGAGGCCATCCGTGGATGATGTTGAGTCAGAAACAGGGTCTACCGGTGCCCTGGAGACCCGAAGCCTCAAGGATCACAAAG TGAGTTTCCTGCGCAGTGGCACTAAGCTCATCTTCCGCCGGAGGCCCCGACAGAAGGAAGCTGGTCTGAGTCAGTCACACGATGACCTCTCCAACACGATGGCCACACCTAGTGTCCGGAAGAAGGCTGGCAGCTTTTCTCGTCGCCTTATCAAGCGGTTTTCCTTCAAATCCAAACCCAAGGCCAACGGCAACCCCAACCCCCAGCTCTGA
- the C2cd2l gene encoding phospholipid transfer protein C2CD2L isoform X1, whose protein sequence is MDPGWGQQDVGWAALLVLFAASLLTVLGWLLQYARGLWLSRTGGGQDSRPTSAAEPGGSLRELGVWRSLLRLRATRTGASEEAGVRGLLASLFAFKSFRENWQRAWVRALNEQACRDGSSIQIAFEEVLQLPPRASINHVTCVDQSERTMVLHCQLAAEEVRFPVSVTQQSPAAVSMETYHVTLTLPPTQLEVSLEEIPDEGLLVSWAFTDRPDLSLMVLPKLQSRERDEEQAELSTVEELIKDAIVSTQPAMMVNLRACSAPGGLVSSEKPPMMSQAQPSIPRPTRLFLRQLRASHLGSELQGTEELCCAAELDNPMQQKWTKPMKAGPEVEWAEDLALDLGPQSRELTLKVLRSSSCGDAELLGQATLPVGSPSKPLLRRQVCPLTPGPGKSLSPAATVTAELHYEQGSPRNLGTPTSSTPRPSITPTKKIELDRTIMPDGTIVTTVTTVQSRPRIDGKLDSPSRSPSKVEVTEKETTVLSESGGPSNASPSSSPGESHLSNGLDPVAETAIRQLTEPSGRAAKKTPTKRSTLIISGVSKVPIAQDELALSLGYAASLEASMQDDAGASGGPSSPPSDPSATSPGPLDALSSPTSVQEADETTRSDISERPSVDDVESETGSTGALETRSLKDHKVSFLRSGTKLIFRRRPRQKEAGLSQSHDDLSNTMATPSVRKKAGSFSRRLIKRFSFKSKPKANGNPNPQL, encoded by the exons ATGGATCCGGGCTGGGGGCAGCAGGACGTGGGCTGGGCGGCCCTGCTGGTCCTCTTCGCCGCCTCGCTGCTCACGGTACTGGGCTGGCTGCTGCAATATGCCCGGGGTCTGTGGCTGTCGCGGACTGGTGGGGGCCAGGACTCCCGACCCACCTCAGCCGCGGAGCCTGGGGGTTCACTCCGCGAGCTGGGTGTGTGGCGTTCGCTGCTGCGTCTGCGGGCGACCCGGACCGGCGCCTCTGAGGAAGCCGGCGTCCGGGGCCTCCTGGCTTCGCTCTTTGCCTTCAAGTCTTTCCGGGAGAACTGGCAACGGGCTTGGGTGCGAGCCCTGAATGAGCAGGCCTGCAGGGACGGG AGCTCCATCCAAATCGCCTTTGAGGAGGTACTCCAACTCCCACCCAGAGCCAGCATTAATCATGTGACCTGCGTAGACCAATCAGAGCGTACCATG GTGCTGCACTGCCAGCTCGCTGCTGAGGAGGTGCGCTTCCCAGTCTCTGTGACCCAGCAGTCCCCCGCTGCCGTCTCCATGGAGACCTACCACGTCACTCTGACACTGCCACCAACACAG TTGGAAGTCAGCCTGGAGGAAATCCCTGATGAGGGGCTGCTGGTGTCCTGGGCCTTCACTGACCGCCCAGATCTCAGCCTAATGGTGCTTCCTAAGCTGCAGAGCAGGGAG AGAGATGAGGAACAAGCAGAACTTTCCACAGTTGAGGAACTGATCAAGGATGCTATAGTCAGCACTCAGCCCGCCATGATGGTCAACCTCAGGGCCTGCTCTGCCCCAGGAGGCCTG GTATCCAGTGAGAAGCCACCCATGATGTCtcaggcccagccatccatccccaGACCTACACGATTATTCTTACGGCAGCTTCGAGCATCTCACCTGGGAAGTGAGCTGCAGG GTACTGAGGAACTGTGCTGTGCTGCTGAGCTTGACAACCCCATGCAACAGAAGTGGACCAAACCCATGAAGGCTGGTCCTGAGGTGGAATGGGCAGAGGATCTGGCACT GGATCTGGGTCCCCAGAGCCGGGAGCTGACCCTCAAAGTGCTGAGGAGCAGCAGCTGTGGAGACG CTGAACTCCTTGGCCAAGCCACACTGCCTGTGGGCTCCCCCTCGAAACCCCTGTTACGAAGACAAGTGTGCCCACTAACTCCAGGGCCAGGGAAGTCCCTGAGCCCAGCAGCCACCGTGACAGCAGAG CTGCACTACGAGCAGGGCTCCCCTCGGAACCTGGGCACACCCACCTCCTCCACCCCTCGCCCCAGCATCACACCTACCAAGAAGATTGAGCTGGACCGGACCATTATGCCCGATGGCACCATCGTCACCACTGTCACCACTGTCCAGTCCCGGCCCCGCATAGATGGCAAATTAG ACTCCCCCTCCCGCTCCCCGTCCAAGGTGGAGGTGACTGAGAAGGAGACGACCGTGCTGAGCGAGAGCGGCGGCCCCAGCAATGCCTCCCCCAGCAGCAGCC CAGGGGAGAGCCACCTTTCTAATGGCTTGGACCCAGTGGCAGAGACAGCCATTCGCCAGCTGACTGAGCCCAGTGGGCGGGCGGCCAAGAAGACACCCACCAAGCGCAGCACGCTCATCATCTCTGGTGTTTCCAAG GTGCCCATCGCTCAGGACGAGTTGGCACTGTCCTTGGGTTATGCAGCCTCTCTGGAAGCCTCAATGCAAGATGATGCAGGAGCCAGTGGTGGTCCTTCATCACCTCCCTCAGACCCATCAGCCACATCCCCAGGACCCCTCGATGCCCTCTCCAGTCCCACAAGTGTCCAGGAAGCAGATGAGACGACCCGTTCGGACATTTCTGAGAGGCCATCCGTGGATGATGTTGAGTCAGAAACAGGGTCTACCGGTGCCCTGGAGACCCGAAGCCTCAAGGATCACAAAG TGAGTTTCCTGCGCAGTGGCACTAAGCTCATCTTCCGCCGGAGGCCCCGACAGAAGGAAGCTGGTCTGAGTCAGTCACACGATGACCTCTCCAACACGATGGCCACACCTAGTGTCCGGAAGAAGGCTGGCAGCTTTTCTCGTCGCCTTATCAAGCGGTTTTCCTTCAAATCCAAACCCAAGGCCAACGGCAACCCCAACCCCCAGCTCTGA
- the Hinfp gene encoding histone H4 transcription factor isoform X1, which produces MSPPGKVPRKENLGLQCEWGSCSFVCSAMEEFFEHVTQHLQQHMHGSKEEEEEEEEDPLEEEFSCLWQECGFCSLDSSADLIRHVYFHCYHTKLKQWGLQALQSQADLSPCILDFQSRNVIPDIPDHFLCLWEHCESTFDNPEWFYRHVDAHSLCCEYQAVSKDNHVVLCGWRGCTCTFKDRCKLREHLRSHTQEKVVACPTCGGMFANNTKFLDHIRRQTSLDQQRFQCSHCSKRFATERLLRDHMRNHVNHYKCPLCDMTCPLPSSLRNHMRFRHSDDRPFKCDCCDYSCKNLIDLRKHLDTHSKESAYRCDFENCSFSARSLSSVKSHHRKVHEGDSEPRYKCHVCDKCFTRGNNLTVHLRKKHQFKWPSGHPRFRYKEHEDGYMRLQLVRYESVELTQQLLQQLHEGSDPGGPLNESSLQGIVLETVLGGPGPEEEMEEEDRDEGTAVSASQDNPSSAIHMVNQTDSQGQREIVYYVLSEAPGEPLPVPELPLREMEKLQGIPEQPEVRMV; this is translated from the exons ATGTCACCTCCTGGAAAAGTTCCCCGGAAAGAGAACCTGGGGCTCCAGTGTGAATGGGGGTCCTGCTCCTTTGTGTGTTCAGCCATGGAGGAGTTCTTTGAGCATGTCACTCAGCATCTGCAGCAGCACATGCATGGCtccaaggaggaagaagaagaagaagaagaggaccCACTCG AGGAAGAATTCTCCTGCTTGTGGCAGGAGTGTGGCTTTTGCTCTCTGGACAGTTCTGCCGACCTCATCCGCCACGTCTACTTCCACTGCTACCACACCAAGCTGAAACAGTGGGGGCTGCAGGCCTTGCAAAGCCAAGCCGACCTCAGCCCCTGCATCCTGGACTTCCAGAGCCGGAACGTCATCCCTGACATCCCTGaccacttcctgtgtctgtggGAACACTGTGAG AGTACCTTCGACAATCCTGAGTGGTTCTATCGGCACGTGGATGCGCACAGCCTGTGCTGTGAATACCAAGCAGTCAGCAAGGACAACCACGTGGTGCTGTGTGgctggagag GCTGTACCTGTACCTTCAAGGACCGGTGTAAGCTCCGAGAGCATCTCCGCAGCCATACCCAGGAGAAGGTGGTGGCCTGCCCTACCTGTGGGGGCATGTTTGCCAACAACACCAAGTTCCTAGACCACATCCGGCGCCAGACCTCCCTGGACC agcaGCGTTTCCAGTGCTCTCACTGTTCCAAGAGATTTGCCACAGAGAGGCTGTTGCGGGACCACATGCGGAATCATG TGAATCACTATAAATGCCCtttgtgtgacatgacctgcccactgccttcctccctccGAAATCACATGCGCTTTCGACACAGTGACGACCGGCCCTTTAAATGTGATTGTTGTGACTACAG CTGCAAGAATCTGATTGACCTCCGGAAGCACCTGGACACCCACAGCAAGGAGTCAGCCTACAGGTGTGACTTTGAGAACTGCAGCTTCAGTGCCCGCTCCCTCAGCTCCGTCAAGTCCCATCACCGCAAAGTGCATGAG GGAGACTCAGAGCCAAGGTACAAATGTCATGTCTGTGACAAATGCTTTACACGTGGCAACAACCTGACTGTGCACCTTCGCAAGAAACACCAGTTCAAGTGGCCCTCAGGACACCCTCGTTTTCG gtACAAGGAGCATGAAGATGGGTACATGCGGCTACAGCTCGTTCGCTATGAGAGTGTGGAGCTGACACAGCAGCTTCTCCAGCAGCTCCACGAGGGATCAGACCCAGGAGGGCCACTGAATGAGAGCAGCCTGCAAGGCATCGTTCTGGAAACAGTGCTAGGGGGGCCGGGACctgaggaagagatggaagaggaagacAGGGATGAGGGGACAGCCGTCTCGGCTTCTCAGGACAACCCCAGCTCTGCCATCCATATGGTCAATCAGACAGACAGCCAAGGCCAGCGAGAAATTGTCTACTATGTGCTGTCTGAAGCCCCAGGAGAGCCCCTGCCAGTCCCTGAGCTACCCTTGAGAGAGATGGAAAAGCTTCAAGGAATACCTGAGCAGCCAGAGGTTCGGATGGTATGA
- the C2cd2l gene encoding phospholipid transfer protein C2CD2L isoform X3: MSSIQIAFEEVLQLPPRASINHVTCVDQSERTMVLHCQLAAEEVRFPVSVTQQSPAAVSMETYHVTLTLPPTQLEVSLEEIPDEGLLVSWAFTDRPDLSLMVLPKLQSRERDEEQAELSTVEELIKDAIVSTQPAMMVNLRACSAPGGLVSSEKPPMMSQAQPSIPRPTRLFLRQLRASHLGSELQGTEELCCAAELDNPMQQKWTKPMKAGPEVEWAEDLALDLGPQSRELTLKVLRSSSCGDAELLGQATLPVGSPSKPLLRRQVCPLTPGPGKSLSPAATVTAELHYEQGSPRNLGTPTSSTPRPSITPTKKIELDRTIMPDGTIVTTVTTVQSRPRIDGKLDSPSRSPSKVEVTEKETTVLSESGGPSNASPSSSPGESHLSNGLDPVAETAIRQLTEPSGRAAKKTPTKRSTLIISGVSKVPIAQDELALSLGYAASLEASMQDDAGASGGPSSPPSDPSATSPGPLDALSSPTSVQEADETTRSDISERPSVDDVESETGSTGALETRSLKDHKVSFLRSGTKLIFRRRPRQKEAGLSQSHDDLSNTMATPSVRKKAGSFSRRLIKRFSFKSKPKANGNPNPQL, translated from the exons AGCTCCATCCAAATCGCCTTTGAGGAGGTACTCCAACTCCCACCCAGAGCCAGCATTAATCATGTGACCTGCGTAGACCAATCAGAGCGTACCATG GTGCTGCACTGCCAGCTCGCTGCTGAGGAGGTGCGCTTCCCAGTCTCTGTGACCCAGCAGTCCCCCGCTGCCGTCTCCATGGAGACCTACCACGTCACTCTGACACTGCCACCAACACAG TTGGAAGTCAGCCTGGAGGAAATCCCTGATGAGGGGCTGCTGGTGTCCTGGGCCTTCACTGACCGCCCAGATCTCAGCCTAATGGTGCTTCCTAAGCTGCAGAGCAGGGAG AGAGATGAGGAACAAGCAGAACTTTCCACAGTTGAGGAACTGATCAAGGATGCTATAGTCAGCACTCAGCCCGCCATGATGGTCAACCTCAGGGCCTGCTCTGCCCCAGGAGGCCTG GTATCCAGTGAGAAGCCACCCATGATGTCtcaggcccagccatccatccccaGACCTACACGATTATTCTTACGGCAGCTTCGAGCATCTCACCTGGGAAGTGAGCTGCAGG GTACTGAGGAACTGTGCTGTGCTGCTGAGCTTGACAACCCCATGCAACAGAAGTGGACCAAACCCATGAAGGCTGGTCCTGAGGTGGAATGGGCAGAGGATCTGGCACT GGATCTGGGTCCCCAGAGCCGGGAGCTGACCCTCAAAGTGCTGAGGAGCAGCAGCTGTGGAGACG CTGAACTCCTTGGCCAAGCCACACTGCCTGTGGGCTCCCCCTCGAAACCCCTGTTACGAAGACAAGTGTGCCCACTAACTCCAGGGCCAGGGAAGTCCCTGAGCCCAGCAGCCACCGTGACAGCAGAG CTGCACTACGAGCAGGGCTCCCCTCGGAACCTGGGCACACCCACCTCCTCCACCCCTCGCCCCAGCATCACACCTACCAAGAAGATTGAGCTGGACCGGACCATTATGCCCGATGGCACCATCGTCACCACTGTCACCACTGTCCAGTCCCGGCCCCGCATAGATGGCAAATTAG ACTCCCCCTCCCGCTCCCCGTCCAAGGTGGAGGTGACTGAGAAGGAGACGACCGTGCTGAGCGAGAGCGGCGGCCCCAGCAATGCCTCCCCCAGCAGCAGCC CAGGGGAGAGCCACCTTTCTAATGGCTTGGACCCAGTGGCAGAGACAGCCATTCGCCAGCTGACTGAGCCCAGTGGGCGGGCGGCCAAGAAGACACCCACCAAGCGCAGCACGCTCATCATCTCTGGTGTTTCCAAG GTGCCCATCGCTCAGGACGAGTTGGCACTGTCCTTGGGTTATGCAGCCTCTCTGGAAGCCTCAATGCAAGATGATGCAGGAGCCAGTGGTGGTCCTTCATCACCTCCCTCAGACCCATCAGCCACATCCCCAGGACCCCTCGATGCCCTCTCCAGTCCCACAAGTGTCCAGGAAGCAGATGAGACGACCCGTTCGGACATTTCTGAGAGGCCATCCGTGGATGATGTTGAGTCAGAAACAGGGTCTACCGGTGCCCTGGAGACCCGAAGCCTCAAGGATCACAAAG TGAGTTTCCTGCGCAGTGGCACTAAGCTCATCTTCCGCCGGAGGCCCCGACAGAAGGAAGCTGGTCTGAGTCAGTCACACGATGACCTCTCCAACACGATGGCCACACCTAGTGTCCGGAAGAAGGCTGGCAGCTTTTCTCGTCGCCTTATCAAGCGGTTTTCCTTCAAATCCAAACCCAAGGCCAACGGCAACCCCAACCCCCAGCTCTGA